From the genome of Pseudomonas sp. AB6, one region includes:
- the betC gene encoding choline-sulfatase: MKRKNILFIMADQMAAPMLPFYASSPVKMPNLSRLAAEGVVFDAAYCNSPLCAPSRFTLVSGQLPSKIGAYDNAADFPADIPTYAHYLRGLGYKTALSGKMHFCGPDQLHGYEERLTSDIYPADYGWAVNWDEPNVRPSWYHNMASVLQAGPCVRTNQLDFDEEVVFKAQQYLFDYIREDGDAPFCLTVSMTHPHDPYTIPKPFWDLYADEDIPMPPAHADQAALDPHSQRLLKVYDLWDKPMPVDKIRDARRAYFGACSYIDSNIGKLLQTLEDAGLANDTIIVFSGDHGDMLGERGLWYKMHWFEMAARVPLLVYAPGQFTARRVGSAVSTADLLPTFVALAGGELDAGLPLDGRSLVPHLNGEAGHDEVFGEYMAEGTISPLMMIRRGAYKFIYSEQDPCMLFNVHNDPKELEELSQSTSHQQLFTAFLAEARAKWDIPAIHHQVLASQRRRRFVAQSLAIGKLKSWDHQPLVDASQQYMRNHIDLDDLERKARYPQP, from the coding sequence ATGAAGCGCAAGAATATTCTTTTTATCATGGCCGATCAGATGGCCGCGCCGATGTTGCCGTTTTACGCCTCATCTCCAGTCAAAATGCCGAATTTGAGCCGCCTCGCCGCTGAAGGCGTGGTGTTCGATGCCGCCTACTGCAACAGCCCGCTGTGTGCCCCCTCTCGATTTACCTTGGTCAGCGGTCAATTGCCAAGCAAGATCGGCGCCTACGACAACGCTGCCGATTTTCCAGCTGACATACCGACCTACGCCCACTATTTGCGAGGTTTAGGCTACAAAACCGCACTGTCCGGCAAGATGCACTTCTGCGGCCCGGATCAGTTGCACGGCTACGAAGAACGCCTCACCAGTGACATTTACCCCGCCGATTACGGTTGGGCTGTGAACTGGGACGAGCCGAATGTCCGACCTAGCTGGTACCACAATATGGCGTCGGTGCTGCAAGCCGGGCCATGCGTGCGTACCAATCAGTTGGATTTCGATGAAGAGGTGGTATTCAAGGCACAGCAGTATTTGTTCGATTACATCCGTGAAGATGGTGATGCGCCGTTCTGCCTGACCGTTTCCATGACTCACCCGCACGACCCGTACACCATCCCGAAACCGTTCTGGGATCTGTACGCCGACGAAGACATACCAATGCCGCCCGCCCACGCCGATCAGGCGGCGCTGGACCCACATTCGCAACGTCTGCTCAAGGTCTATGATCTGTGGGACAAACCGATGCCTGTGGATAAGATTCGCGATGCCCGTCGCGCCTACTTCGGTGCGTGCAGCTACATCGACAGCAACATCGGCAAGCTGCTACAAACTCTCGAAGACGCTGGCCTAGCCAACGACACTATCATCGTGTTTTCGGGCGACCACGGGGACATGTTGGGCGAACGTGGTCTTTGGTACAAAATGCACTGGTTTGAGATGGCCGCACGCGTGCCATTGCTGGTCTACGCTCCAGGCCAATTCACCGCGCGTCGCGTAGGCTCAGCCGTCTCCACCGCCGATTTGCTTCCAACCTTCGTGGCGTTGGCCGGGGGCGAGTTAGATGCCGGTCTACCGCTTGATGGTCGTTCGCTAGTACCGCATTTGAATGGTGAAGCCGGACACGACGAAGTGTTTGGTGAATATATGGCTGAAGGAACGATTAGCCCGCTGATGATGATTCGTCGCGGCGCCTATAAATTCATTTATTCAGAGCAGGATCCGTGCATGTTGTTTAATGTGCACAACGATCCCAAGGAGCTGGAAGAGCTAAGCCAGTCAACGTCTCATCAACAGTTGTTCACTGCGTTTCTGGCCGAAGCACGGGCCAAATGGGATATTCCGGCGATACACCATCAGGTGCTCGCCAGCCAGCGTCGTCGACGTTTTGTCGCCCAATCGCTGGCAATCGGCAAGCTGAAGAGTTGGGATCACCAGCCGCTGGTAGACGCCAGTCAGCAATACATGCGCAACCATATCGACCTCGACGATTTGGAGCGTAAGGCACGTTATCCACAACCTTAA
- the aroE gene encoding shikimate dehydrogenase: MDHYVVFGNPIGHSKSPLIHRLFAKQTGEQLEYSTLLAPLDDFIGCAKNFFENGCGANVTVPFKEQAFRFADSLTERAQRAGAVNTLRKGLDGRLLGDNTDGAGLVRDLTVNAGVALKGKRILLLGAGGAVRGALEPLLAEKPAVLVIANRTVEKAEQLAQEFTDLGPVFASGFDWLEESFDVIINATSASLAGEVPPITSSLIQQGHTVCYDMMYGKEPTPFCRWATDHGAANVLDGLGMLAEQAAEAFYLWRGMRPHTAPVLAELRRQLAST, translated from the coding sequence ATGGACCATTATGTCGTTTTTGGTAACCCCATAGGCCACAGCAAATCGCCACTGATTCATCGTTTGTTCGCGAAGCAAACGGGAGAGCAGCTCGAATACAGCACCTTGCTAGCGCCGCTGGATGACTTCATCGGTTGTGCAAAGAATTTCTTTGAAAACGGATGCGGTGCCAACGTCACCGTGCCGTTCAAAGAGCAGGCTTTTCGTTTCGCAGACAGCTTGACTGAACGTGCGCAACGCGCGGGTGCTGTGAACACCTTGCGCAAAGGTTTAGATGGTCGCCTGTTGGGCGATAACACTGATGGTGCCGGGCTGGTGCGGGATCTGACCGTGAATGCCGGCGTGGCTTTGAAGGGAAAGCGTATCCTGTTGCTCGGTGCGGGCGGCGCGGTACGGGGCGCGCTGGAGCCATTGTTGGCCGAGAAGCCAGCGGTGTTGGTGATCGCTAACCGTACGGTTGAAAAAGCCGAGCAACTTGCCCAGGAATTCACCGATTTAGGGCCAGTTTTTGCCAGTGGCTTTGATTGGCTGGAGGAGTCATTTGACGTAATTATCAACGCCACCTCCGCCAGTCTTGCCGGTGAGGTTCCGCCGATTACCTCCAGTTTGATCCAGCAGGGGCATACCGTTTGCTACGACATGATGTATGGCAAAGAACCTACGCCATTCTGCCGTTGGGCCACGGACCATGGCGCGGCCAACGTTTTGGACGGCTTGGGCATGCTTGCCGAACAAGCGGCCGAAGCGTTCTACCTGTGGCGCGGGATGCGTCCGCACACAGCGCCAGTATTGGCTGAATTACGGCGCCAGTTGGCCAGCACCTGA
- the choX gene encoding choline ABC transporter substrate-binding protein: MKLSTTLAVGFIALTSVSAFAADQSCSTVKMADPGWSDIAATNAITGFLLDGMGYKAKVDTLAVPIAYGGLKDGQVDIFLGNWMPAQQGFYDKFIANGEVTQLTKNLDGTEFTLAVPDYVWDAGVHNFSDLNKYADKFGKKIYGIGSGAPANISLATIIKKNEFDLGQWKLVESSEQAMLAEVARNVKKNTFVVFLGWTPHPMNVQMKMHYLKGGEAYFGDTGSVFTLTRKGYADACPNVGKLLTNLSFTQEMENSIMSEVVSKKITNAEAAKAWIKANPAVLEKWLDGVKTIDQKDALTAVKAKL; this comes from the coding sequence ATGAAGTTATCCACAACACTGGCGGTCGGGTTTATTGCTTTGACCAGCGTTTCGGCCTTCGCCGCTGATCAGAGCTGCAGCACGGTAAAAATGGCTGATCCCGGCTGGAGCGATATTGCGGCTACCAATGCGATTACCGGCTTCTTGCTCGATGGTATGGGTTACAAAGCCAAGGTGGACACACTGGCTGTACCGATCGCCTACGGTGGCCTCAAGGACGGCCAAGTGGATATATTCTTGGGTAACTGGATGCCGGCCCAGCAAGGTTTCTATGACAAGTTCATTGCCAATGGCGAAGTCACTCAACTGACCAAAAACCTGGATGGCACCGAGTTCACCCTCGCCGTGCCGGATTACGTCTGGGACGCAGGCGTACACAACTTTTCCGATCTGAATAAGTACGCTGATAAATTCGGCAAAAAAATCTACGGCATTGGCTCCGGCGCACCGGCCAATATTTCGCTGGCGACCATCATCAAGAAAAACGAGTTTGATCTGGGCCAGTGGAAACTGGTTGAGTCCAGCGAACAGGCAATGCTGGCCGAAGTCGCTCGCAACGTGAAGAAAAACACCTTTGTAGTGTTCCTTGGCTGGACGCCGCACCCAATGAACGTGCAGATGAAAATGCACTATCTCAAAGGCGGAGAGGCGTATTTCGGCGACACCGGCAGCGTGTTCACCCTGACTCGCAAAGGTTATGCCGATGCGTGCCCGAACGTCGGCAAGCTTCTGACCAACCTGAGCTTCACGCAAGAGATGGAAAACAGCATCATGTCTGAAGTGGTGAGCAAGAAAATCACCAACGCAGAAGCGGCCAAAGCCTGGATCAAAGCCAACCCTGCTGTTCTGGAAAAATGGCTCGACGGCGTAAAAACCATCGACCAGAAAGACGCGTTGACTGCTGTAAAAGCAAAGTTGTAA
- a CDS encoding SulP family inorganic anion transporter: MGWFNRHTLFPFLDWLPRQTRASVGNDALVGLSGAILALPQSIAYALIAGLPPEYGLYAAIVPVLIACLWGSSFHLICGPTAAISIVLYASISPLAVPGSNDYITLILLLTFIGGLFQWLLGLLRFGALVNFVSHSVILGFTLGAAVVIALGQLPSFLGLEVSSQSTALKSISALLEHRREIDSSSLILGALTLVVGGTLKYFLPRWPTLLITLSGAGSLVWLWPEKFGQVQLVHAFVGHLPPFSALPLDVELILKLLPSAVAVGMLGLVTSLSIARSLSTRSQQLLDANQEVRAQGLSNMVGSLFSGYLSAGSFTRAALSYDAGARSPLAGVFSALWVALFALCGASLIAHIPIPSMAASILLICWGLVDRRGIRALFRVSRAEFVVMALTCLATLLLELQTAIYAGVLVSLFFYLKRTSQPRVQQWRDGDDDILRVGGSIFFGASHYLQVRLQSSKGLRVVIEAQQINFIDYSGVEMLHQEARRLRGLNRSLTLKSARPQVVDELRKLEGADKCPILFVD; the protein is encoded by the coding sequence ATGGGTTGGTTCAACCGCCACACACTCTTTCCGTTCCTGGATTGGCTTCCCCGACAAACCCGCGCCAGTGTTGGTAACGACGCGCTCGTAGGCTTGAGTGGGGCAATTCTGGCACTGCCGCAATCCATCGCTTATGCCTTGATCGCAGGATTACCGCCGGAGTACGGTCTTTATGCGGCCATTGTTCCGGTATTGATCGCCTGTTTGTGGGGCTCGTCGTTTCACTTGATATGCGGGCCCACTGCGGCAATTTCTATCGTGCTCTACGCGAGCATCAGTCCGTTGGCGGTACCCGGCAGTAACGATTACATCACACTGATTTTGCTGCTGACGTTCATCGGCGGGCTGTTTCAATGGCTGTTGGGGTTGCTACGTTTCGGGGCGCTGGTGAACTTCGTTTCACATTCAGTGATATTGGGTTTTACCTTGGGCGCCGCCGTAGTGATCGCGCTGGGCCAGCTGCCGAGCTTTTTGGGGTTGGAGGTGAGCAGCCAATCCACCGCGCTGAAAAGCATATCTGCCCTGCTTGAACATCGGCGGGAGATTGACTCTTCATCGCTGATCCTCGGCGCCCTGACCCTGGTCGTCGGTGGGACCCTGAAATACTTTCTCCCACGCTGGCCAACCTTGTTGATTACGTTGTCAGGTGCCGGTTCTCTGGTGTGGCTATGGCCGGAAAAGTTTGGGCAGGTGCAACTGGTCCATGCGTTTGTCGGGCATTTACCACCTTTCAGCGCGCTGCCGCTGGACGTGGAGCTGATTCTAAAATTACTGCCCAGCGCCGTCGCGGTGGGCATGCTCGGGCTGGTGACCAGCCTGTCTATTGCTCGCTCGCTATCGACGCGCTCACAACAATTACTCGATGCCAATCAGGAAGTCCGCGCCCAAGGTCTGTCGAACATGGTCGGCTCGTTATTTTCTGGGTACCTCTCGGCGGGTTCGTTCACGCGCGCGGCATTAAGTTATGACGCCGGCGCGCGTTCACCATTGGCCGGAGTGTTTTCGGCCTTATGGGTAGCGCTATTTGCGCTGTGCGGCGCATCGTTGATTGCGCACATTCCGATTCCAAGCATGGCTGCATCAATTCTATTGATCTGCTGGGGCTTGGTTGACCGTCGCGGTATTCGCGCACTGTTTCGTGTGAGTCGGGCGGAGTTTGTGGTGATGGCGTTGACCTGCCTGGCCACGTTGCTATTGGAGTTGCAAACGGCGATTTACGCGGGCGTGCTGGTCTCACTGTTCTTCTATCTCAAGCGCACCTCGCAGCCGCGAGTCCAGCAGTGGCGCGACGGCGATGATGATATTTTGCGGGTGGGCGGATCGATTTTCTTTGGCGCCAGCCACTACCTGCAGGTCCGTTTGCAAAGCAGCAAAGGCCTGCGCGTGGTGATCGAAGCGCAGCAAATCAACTTCATCGATTACTCCGGCGTTGAAATGCTTCATCAAGAAGCCCGCCGTTTACGTGGCCTAAACCGCAGCCTGACGCTGAAAAGCGCCCGGCCGCAGGTAGTCGATGAACTGCGCAAGCTGGAAGGTGCCGATAAATGCCCGATTCTGTTTGTCGACTAA